A single Cyclopterus lumpus isolate fCycLum1 chromosome 1, fCycLum1.pri, whole genome shotgun sequence DNA region contains:
- the sh2d3a gene encoding breast cancer anti-estrogen resistance protein 3 homolog isoform X1: protein MNNRSIAWWLKQIGLPQYIKTLEGEYYGLEGLLSVTDGELKDSGVEDATHRETILNQLAGHRQRLEPHSGVQVERRVSRKYSLGSSVDLVKPKKDLFRHSMMPRLQRADKKHRLSASCSQLRPLNEDKAVSEAERCQDSKHSKRRSVSAYLSQLKLFGGRRDMDSLKKELEEELKLSTDDPTSHAWYHGPLSREAAESLFERDGDFLVRDSSSSPGDYVLSCFWKDGPMHFKIIRVILRPKKGYSRELFQFEEDRFDNVPALIRFYVGGRLPISQASGAVIFHPITRTLPLRVIVERHGEPTSTTSSSSSISSRSNGGAGKERHTQANQRRSFSSAHTDALHVINPLLRSGSQPANLENVGRRPSLQSAQSDSNLRTGVPQNTPSKNTDPAPISPVFRTGSEPLLSPRPRHTRPSHPGGGVTLRGSDGQLHPRAPPKPFRVSTLFANSIPPPPTGRVVDPSSFYDELVIQVPQAQRKGHVDRLRAEEKWQSRARLTETSFGFLEAQENEASSQPPTLPQKRTAEEAEDWHFEKPQVESASCFQLDQFESVLLPENNRPLEPSVLLTLKELFNRSNADVTALHMLSVDCQVARIVGVTEEQKTIMGVGSGLELVTLPHGRQLRQDLLERHHLISLGIAVDILGCTGTVSQRATVLHKLILLAQALKEHAHNLYSFSAVMKALEMPQIMRLEMTWRALRRNHTETAVLFEKKLKPFMNLLSDGDDSVVHGPLAVPHLVPLLMAMEGDDPVENSERGCQLLYDVLQAARSAALHAHDYQQHAQSLLTGSWEPVPELLEAFRTEFALRLLWGQSGAVADREERYEKFDKILHVLSDKLEPVEMTPQQPDPLT from the exons ATGAATAATCGCTCCATCGCCTGGTGGCTGAAACAGATCGGCCTGCCCCAGTACATCAAGACACTAGAGGGAGAATATTATGGTCTGGAG GGTTTGCTGAGTGTAACGGACGGAGAGCTGAAGGACTCAGGGGTCGAGGATGCCACACACAGGGAGACCATCCTCAATCAACTGGCTGGACACCGGCAGAGACTGGAGCCGCACTCTG gTGTGCAAGTGGAGCGCCGGGTGAGCCGGAAGTACTCCCTGGGCTCTTCTGTCGATCTG gtGAAGCCGAAGAAGGACCTGTTTCGTCACAGCATGATGCCCCGCCTCCAGCGCGCCGATAAGAAGCACCGCCTCTCCGCCTCCTGCTCCCAGCTCCGCCCACTGAACGAGGACAAGGCTGTCAGCGAGGCAGAGCGCTGTCAGGACAGCAAACACAG CAAGAGGAGGAGTGTCAGCGCATACCTCAGCCAGCTGAAG TTGTTCGGTGGTCGGAGAGACATGGACTCATTAaagaaggagctggaggaggagctgaagctcAGCACCGATGACCCCACGAGCCATGCGTGGTACCACGGACCGCTGAGCCGAGAG GCTGCAGAGTCTTTGTTTGAGAGGGACGGAGACTTCCTGGTCCGAGACTCGAGCTCTTCCCCCGGCGACTACGTTTTAAGCTGCTTTTGGAAGGACGGGCCCATGCACTTTAAGATAATACGAGTGATCCTTCGTCCAAAAAAG GGCTACTCTCGGGAGCTGTTCCAGTTTGAGGAGGATCGCTTCGACAACGTTCCCGCTCTGATCCGGTTCTACGTGGGCGGGCGTCTTCCCATCTCCCAGGCCTCTGGCGCCGTGATCTTTCACCCAATCACACGGACCCTTCCTCTGCGTGTCATCGTCGAGCGACATGGAGAGCCCACCAGCACCactagcagcagcagtagtattagtagtcgTAGTAATGGTGGTGCGGGGAAAGAAAGACACACTCAAGCCAACCAAAGGCGCAGCTTCAGCTCTGCACACACCGACGCGCTGCACGTCATCAACCCACTGCTAAG GAGTGGAAGTCAGCCTGCGAACTTGGAGAACGTCGGCCGTAGACCTTCGCTTCAGTCGGCGCAGTCTGACAGCAACCTACGAACAG gCGTCCCACAGAACACCCCTTCGAAGAACACTGACCCCGCCCCCATCTCCCCCGTGTTTCGCACGGGCAGCGAACCGCTGCTGAGCCCTCGACCGCGACACACACGCCCCTCCCATCCAG GTGGTGGTGTAACCTTGCGAGGTTCCGACGGACAGCTGCACCCCAGAGCTCCTCCGAAACCCTTCAGGGTCTCTACTTTGTTTGCCAATAGCATCCCTCCCCCGCCCACCGGCCGGGTCGTTGACCCCTCCTCTTTCTACGATGAGCTGGTCATCCAG GTGCCGCAGGCCCAGCGGAAAGGTCACGTGGACCGACTGCGCGCAGAGGAGAAGTGGCAGAGCCGCGCCCGCCTCACGGAGACTTCCTTCGGCTTCCTGGAGGCCCAGGAGAACGAGGCGTCATCGCAGCCGCCGACGCTGCCGCAGAAGAGGACGGCGGAGGAAGCGGAAGACTGGCATTTTGAAAAGCCACAG GTGGAGTCGGCCTCGTGTTTCCAGTTGGATCAGTTTGAGTCGGTGCTCTTGCCGGAGAACAACCGGCCCCTAGAGCCCAGCGTCCTGCTGACGCTCAAAGAGTTGTTCAACCGCTCCAACGCCGACGTTACCgctctgcacatgctcagtgtCGACTGCCAG GTAGCACGCATTGTTGGGGTGACGGAGGAGCAGAAGACTATTATGGGAGTTGGATCAGGGCTGGAGCTCGTGACTTTGCCACACGGACGCCAGTTACGGCAGGATTTGTTAGAAAG GCATCATCTAATATCACTGGGAATCGCAGTGGACATCCTTGGCTGCACAGGGACTGTGAGCCAAAGGGCAACCGTTTTACACAAATTAATCCTATTGGCTCAGGCCCTGAAAGAACACGCCCACAACCTCTACTCCTTCTCGGCTGTGATGAAGGCTCTGGAGATGCCTCAG ATAATGCGACTGGAGATGACGTGGCGAGCACTGAGGAGGAACCACACGGAGACGGCAGTTTTATTTGAGAAGAAACTCAAACCCTTCATGAACTTGCTGAGCGACGGAGACG ACTCCGTGGTCCACGGCCCGCTCGCCGTGCCACACCTGGTTCCTCTGCTGATGGCGATGGAGGGCGACGACCCGGTGGAGAACAGCGAGCGAGGCTGCCAGCTTCTCTACGACGTCCTCCAGGCCGCTCGCAGTGCCGCGCTGCACGCGCACGACTATCAGCAGCACGCGCAGTCTCTGCTCACAG GAAGCTGGGAGCCGGTCCCCGAGCTGCTCGAGGCTTTCCGCACAGAGTTTGCCCTGCGGCTGCTCTGGGGTCAGTCGGGGGCGGTGGCCGACAGAGAGGAGCGCTACGAGAAGTTCGACAAGATCCTTCACGTGCTCTCCGATAAACTGGAACCCGTGGAGATGACCCCGCAACAACCCGACCCTCTGACCTGA
- the sh2d3a gene encoding breast cancer anti-estrogen resistance protein 3 homolog isoform X3, translating into MDSLKKELEEELKLSTDDPTSHAWYHGPLSREAAESLFERDGDFLVRDSSSSPGDYVLSCFWKDGPMHFKIIRVILRPKKGYSRELFQFEEDRFDNVPALIRFYVGGRLPISQASGAVIFHPITRTLPLRVIVERHGEPTSTTSSSSSISSRSNGGAGKERHTQANQRRSFSSAHTDALHVINPLLRSGSQPANLENVGRRPSLQSAQSDSNLRTGVPQNTPSKNTDPAPISPVFRTGSEPLLSPRPRHTRPSHPGGGVTLRGSDGQLHPRAPPKPFRVSTLFANSIPPPPTGRVVDPSSFYDELVIQVPQAQRKGHVDRLRAEEKWQSRARLTETSFGFLEAQENEASSQPPTLPQKRTAEEAEDWHFEKPQVESASCFQLDQFESVLLPENNRPLEPSVLLTLKELFNRSNADVTALHMLSVDCQVARIVGVTEEQKTIMGVGSGLELVTLPHGRQLRQDLLERHHLISLGIAVDILGCTGTVSQRATVLHKLILLAQALKEHAHNLYSFSAVMKALEMPQIMRLEMTWRALRRNHTETAVLFEKKLKPFMNLLSDGDDSVVHGPLAVPHLVPLLMAMEGDDPVENSERGCQLLYDVLQAARSAALHAHDYQQHAQSLLTAGSWEPVPELLEAFRTEFALRLLWGQSGAVADREERYEKFDKILHVLSDKLEPVEMTPQQPDPLT; encoded by the exons ATGGACTCATTAaagaaggagctggaggaggagctgaagctcAGCACCGATGACCCCACGAGCCATGCGTGGTACCACGGACCGCTGAGCCGAGAG GCTGCAGAGTCTTTGTTTGAGAGGGACGGAGACTTCCTGGTCCGAGACTCGAGCTCTTCCCCCGGCGACTACGTTTTAAGCTGCTTTTGGAAGGACGGGCCCATGCACTTTAAGATAATACGAGTGATCCTTCGTCCAAAAAAG GGCTACTCTCGGGAGCTGTTCCAGTTTGAGGAGGATCGCTTCGACAACGTTCCCGCTCTGATCCGGTTCTACGTGGGCGGGCGTCTTCCCATCTCCCAGGCCTCTGGCGCCGTGATCTTTCACCCAATCACACGGACCCTTCCTCTGCGTGTCATCGTCGAGCGACATGGAGAGCCCACCAGCACCactagcagcagcagtagtattagtagtcgTAGTAATGGTGGTGCGGGGAAAGAAAGACACACTCAAGCCAACCAAAGGCGCAGCTTCAGCTCTGCACACACCGACGCGCTGCACGTCATCAACCCACTGCTAAG GAGTGGAAGTCAGCCTGCGAACTTGGAGAACGTCGGCCGTAGACCTTCGCTTCAGTCGGCGCAGTCTGACAGCAACCTACGAACAG gCGTCCCACAGAACACCCCTTCGAAGAACACTGACCCCGCCCCCATCTCCCCCGTGTTTCGCACGGGCAGCGAACCGCTGCTGAGCCCTCGACCGCGACACACACGCCCCTCCCATCCAG GTGGTGGTGTAACCTTGCGAGGTTCCGACGGACAGCTGCACCCCAGAGCTCCTCCGAAACCCTTCAGGGTCTCTACTTTGTTTGCCAATAGCATCCCTCCCCCGCCCACCGGCCGGGTCGTTGACCCCTCCTCTTTCTACGATGAGCTGGTCATCCAG GTGCCGCAGGCCCAGCGGAAAGGTCACGTGGACCGACTGCGCGCAGAGGAGAAGTGGCAGAGCCGCGCCCGCCTCACGGAGACTTCCTTCGGCTTCCTGGAGGCCCAGGAGAACGAGGCGTCATCGCAGCCGCCGACGCTGCCGCAGAAGAGGACGGCGGAGGAAGCGGAAGACTGGCATTTTGAAAAGCCACAG GTGGAGTCGGCCTCGTGTTTCCAGTTGGATCAGTTTGAGTCGGTGCTCTTGCCGGAGAACAACCGGCCCCTAGAGCCCAGCGTCCTGCTGACGCTCAAAGAGTTGTTCAACCGCTCCAACGCCGACGTTACCgctctgcacatgctcagtgtCGACTGCCAG GTAGCACGCATTGTTGGGGTGACGGAGGAGCAGAAGACTATTATGGGAGTTGGATCAGGGCTGGAGCTCGTGACTTTGCCACACGGACGCCAGTTACGGCAGGATTTGTTAGAAAG GCATCATCTAATATCACTGGGAATCGCAGTGGACATCCTTGGCTGCACAGGGACTGTGAGCCAAAGGGCAACCGTTTTACACAAATTAATCCTATTGGCTCAGGCCCTGAAAGAACACGCCCACAACCTCTACTCCTTCTCGGCTGTGATGAAGGCTCTGGAGATGCCTCAG ATAATGCGACTGGAGATGACGTGGCGAGCACTGAGGAGGAACCACACGGAGACGGCAGTTTTATTTGAGAAGAAACTCAAACCCTTCATGAACTTGCTGAGCGACGGAGACG ACTCCGTGGTCCACGGCCCGCTCGCCGTGCCACACCTGGTTCCTCTGCTGATGGCGATGGAGGGCGACGACCCGGTGGAGAACAGCGAGCGAGGCTGCCAGCTTCTCTACGACGTCCTCCAGGCCGCTCGCAGTGCCGCGCTGCACGCGCACGACTATCAGCAGCACGCGCAGTCTCTGCTCACAG CAGGAAGCTGGGAGCCGGTCCCCGAGCTGCTCGAGGCTTTCCGCACAGAGTTTGCCCTGCGGCTGCTCTGGGGTCAGTCGGGGGCGGTGGCCGACAGAGAGGAGCGCTACGAGAAGTTCGACAAGATCCTTCACGTGCTCTCCGATAAACTGGAACCCGTGGAGATGACCCCGCAACAACCCGACCCTCTGACCTGA
- the sh2d3a gene encoding breast cancer anti-estrogen resistance protein 3 homolog isoform X2 has protein sequence MNNRSIAWWLKQIGLPQYIKTLEGEYYGLEGLLSVTDGELKDSGVEDATHRETILNQLAGHRQRLEPHSGVQVERRVSRKYSLGSSVDLVKPKKDLFRHSMMPRLQRADKKHRLSASCSQLRPLNEDKAVSEAERCQDSKHSKRRSVSAYLSQLKLFGGRRDMDSLKKELEEELKLSTDDPTSHAWYHGPLSREAAESLFERDGDFLVRDSSSSPGDYVLSCFWKDGPMHFKIIRVILRPKKGYSRELFQFEEDRFDNVPALIRFYVGGRLPISQASGAVIFHPITRTLPLRVIVERHGEPTSTTSSSSSISSRSNGGAGKERHTQANQRRSFSSAHTDALHVINPLLRSGSQPANLENVGRRPSLQSAQSDSNLRTGVPQNTPSKNTDPAPISPVFRTGSEPLLSPRPRHTRPSHPGGGVTLRGSDGQLHPRAPPKPFRVSTLFANSIPPPPTGRVVDPSSFYDELVIQVPQAQRKGHVDRLRAEEKWQSRARLTETSFGFLEAQENEASSQPPTLPQKRTAEEAEDWHFEKPQVESASCFQLDQFESVLLPENNRPLEPSVLLTLKELFNRSNADVTALHMLSVDCQVARIVGVTEEQKTIMGVGSGLELVTLPHGRQLRQDLLERHHLISLGIAVDILGCTGTVSQRATVLHKLILLAQALKEHAHNLYSFSAVMKALEMPQIMRLEMTWRALRRNHTETAVLFEKKLKPFMNLLSDGDDSVVHGPLAVPHLVPLLMAMEGDDPVENSERGCQLLYDVLQAARSAALHAHDYQQHAQSLLTAGSWEPVPELLEAFRTEFALRLLWGQSGAVADREERYEKFDKILHVLSDKLEPVEMTPQQPDPLT, from the exons ATGAATAATCGCTCCATCGCCTGGTGGCTGAAACAGATCGGCCTGCCCCAGTACATCAAGACACTAGAGGGAGAATATTATGGTCTGGAG GGTTTGCTGAGTGTAACGGACGGAGAGCTGAAGGACTCAGGGGTCGAGGATGCCACACACAGGGAGACCATCCTCAATCAACTGGCTGGACACCGGCAGAGACTGGAGCCGCACTCTG gTGTGCAAGTGGAGCGCCGGGTGAGCCGGAAGTACTCCCTGGGCTCTTCTGTCGATCTG gtGAAGCCGAAGAAGGACCTGTTTCGTCACAGCATGATGCCCCGCCTCCAGCGCGCCGATAAGAAGCACCGCCTCTCCGCCTCCTGCTCCCAGCTCCGCCCACTGAACGAGGACAAGGCTGTCAGCGAGGCAGAGCGCTGTCAGGACAGCAAACACAG CAAGAGGAGGAGTGTCAGCGCATACCTCAGCCAGCTGAAG TTGTTCGGTGGTCGGAGAGACATGGACTCATTAaagaaggagctggaggaggagctgaagctcAGCACCGATGACCCCACGAGCCATGCGTGGTACCACGGACCGCTGAGCCGAGAG GCTGCAGAGTCTTTGTTTGAGAGGGACGGAGACTTCCTGGTCCGAGACTCGAGCTCTTCCCCCGGCGACTACGTTTTAAGCTGCTTTTGGAAGGACGGGCCCATGCACTTTAAGATAATACGAGTGATCCTTCGTCCAAAAAAG GGCTACTCTCGGGAGCTGTTCCAGTTTGAGGAGGATCGCTTCGACAACGTTCCCGCTCTGATCCGGTTCTACGTGGGCGGGCGTCTTCCCATCTCCCAGGCCTCTGGCGCCGTGATCTTTCACCCAATCACACGGACCCTTCCTCTGCGTGTCATCGTCGAGCGACATGGAGAGCCCACCAGCACCactagcagcagcagtagtattagtagtcgTAGTAATGGTGGTGCGGGGAAAGAAAGACACACTCAAGCCAACCAAAGGCGCAGCTTCAGCTCTGCACACACCGACGCGCTGCACGTCATCAACCCACTGCTAAG GAGTGGAAGTCAGCCTGCGAACTTGGAGAACGTCGGCCGTAGACCTTCGCTTCAGTCGGCGCAGTCTGACAGCAACCTACGAACAG gCGTCCCACAGAACACCCCTTCGAAGAACACTGACCCCGCCCCCATCTCCCCCGTGTTTCGCACGGGCAGCGAACCGCTGCTGAGCCCTCGACCGCGACACACACGCCCCTCCCATCCAG GTGGTGGTGTAACCTTGCGAGGTTCCGACGGACAGCTGCACCCCAGAGCTCCTCCGAAACCCTTCAGGGTCTCTACTTTGTTTGCCAATAGCATCCCTCCCCCGCCCACCGGCCGGGTCGTTGACCCCTCCTCTTTCTACGATGAGCTGGTCATCCAG GTGCCGCAGGCCCAGCGGAAAGGTCACGTGGACCGACTGCGCGCAGAGGAGAAGTGGCAGAGCCGCGCCCGCCTCACGGAGACTTCCTTCGGCTTCCTGGAGGCCCAGGAGAACGAGGCGTCATCGCAGCCGCCGACGCTGCCGCAGAAGAGGACGGCGGAGGAAGCGGAAGACTGGCATTTTGAAAAGCCACAG GTGGAGTCGGCCTCGTGTTTCCAGTTGGATCAGTTTGAGTCGGTGCTCTTGCCGGAGAACAACCGGCCCCTAGAGCCCAGCGTCCTGCTGACGCTCAAAGAGTTGTTCAACCGCTCCAACGCCGACGTTACCgctctgcacatgctcagtgtCGACTGCCAG GTAGCACGCATTGTTGGGGTGACGGAGGAGCAGAAGACTATTATGGGAGTTGGATCAGGGCTGGAGCTCGTGACTTTGCCACACGGACGCCAGTTACGGCAGGATTTGTTAGAAAG GCATCATCTAATATCACTGGGAATCGCAGTGGACATCCTTGGCTGCACAGGGACTGTGAGCCAAAGGGCAACCGTTTTACACAAATTAATCCTATTGGCTCAGGCCCTGAAAGAACACGCCCACAACCTCTACTCCTTCTCGGCTGTGATGAAGGCTCTGGAGATGCCTCAG ATAATGCGACTGGAGATGACGTGGCGAGCACTGAGGAGGAACCACACGGAGACGGCAGTTTTATTTGAGAAGAAACTCAAACCCTTCATGAACTTGCTGAGCGACGGAGACG ACTCCGTGGTCCACGGCCCGCTCGCCGTGCCACACCTGGTTCCTCTGCTGATGGCGATGGAGGGCGACGACCCGGTGGAGAACAGCGAGCGAGGCTGCCAGCTTCTCTACGACGTCCTCCAGGCCGCTCGCAGTGCCGCGCTGCACGCGCACGACTATCAGCAGCACGCGCAGTCTCTGCTCACAG CAGGAAGCTGGGAGCCGGTCCCCGAGCTGCTCGAGGCTTTCCGCACAGAGTTTGCCCTGCGGCTGCTCTGGGGTCAGTCGGGGGCGGTGGCCGACAGAGAGGAGCGCTACGAGAAGTTCGACAAGATCCTTCACGTGCTCTCCGATAAACTGGAACCCGTGGAGATGACCCCGCAACAACCCGACCCTCTGACCTGA